In Erigeron canadensis isolate Cc75 chromosome 6, C_canadensis_v1, whole genome shotgun sequence, the following are encoded in one genomic region:
- the LOC122603176 gene encoding regulator of nonsense transcripts UPF2, whose amino-acid sequence MEHPDDDSHGAGEDQNKQDDEVSRREELKKSLESKLAIRQANLNPERPDSSALRTLDSSIKRNTAVIKKLKQINEEQRESLMDELKGVNLSKFVSEAVAAICDAKLKSSDIQAAVQVCSLLHQRYKDFSQTLVQGLMKTFFPGKSPEDVDADKNLKALKKRSALKLLLELFFDGVIEEAGIFVTIIKDLASLEHLKDRDAAHTNLSLLASFARQARYFIGLPHPGEELVEEFFKGLSITADHKRVFKKALYTYHDAAVELLRSEHTSLRQLEHENAKILNAKGELSEENASSYEKLRKSYDQLYRGISALAEALDMQAPEMPEDGHTRLTTGDDISSPGMGKESPVVEALWDDEDTKSFYENLPDLRAFVPAVLLGEAEQKVNEQSLKIQDQPNDSAPEPNQAIASHETGETSVEAAVSADHKIEKKKDVDEKDKGATKELDKDKGKEKEKEVEAKGEIEKEKLRGPEGTNLDGLLQRLPGCVSRDLIDQLTVEFCYLNSKSSRKKLVRALFNVPRTSLELLPYYSRMVATLSTCMKDVPSMLLQLLDEEFNFLINKKDQINIESKIRNIRFIGELCKFKIAPSALIFSCLKACLDDFSHHNIDVACNLLETCGRYLYRCPDTNVRMTNMLDILMRLKNVKNLDPRHSTLVENAYYLCKPPERSARVSKVRPPLYQYIRKLLFSDLDKLSIEHVLRQLRKLPWSECESYLLKCFLKVHKGKYGQIHLIASLTAGLSRYHEEFAVAVVDEVLEEIRLGLEINEYGMQQRRIAHMRFLGELYNYEHVDSSVVFDTLYLILAFGHGTEEQDMLDPPEDCFRIRLIITLLETCGHYFGRGSSKRKLDRFLIHFQRYILSKDPLPLDIEFDLQDLFADLRPNMSRYSTIEEVDAALVQLEEHERTVSTEKVSGEKPEKQASMLASGGSSVNGQALANGIEENGGMHEGESDSASQGSTMDPDGNDDEEELDDDACDSDDDYAERDGPGSDEDNEIHVRQKVMLVDPEEEADFDREFRALMQESLDSRKLELRARPTLNMMIPMNVFEGSIKDNHGRVSEGESGDEAIDYESGGRKEVQVKVLVKRGSKQQTKQMLIPSDCSLVQSTKQKEAAELEEKQDIKRLVLEYNDREEEELNALGNLPVGWSQTGGGRVVYRGHSWESHGGRSGSRHRYPHHTGGGYYYSRKK is encoded by the exons ATGGAACATCCTGATGATGATTCGCATGGTGCTGGTGAAGACCAGAACAAGCAAGATGATGAG GTATCTCGTCGTGAAGAGTTAAAGAAGTCCTTAGAGTCAAAATTGGCTATTCGTCAGGCTAATTTGAATCCTGAAAGGCCTG ACTCGAGTGCTCTGCGAACGTTGGACTCCAGCATTAAGCGTAATACAGCAGTCATCAAAAAACTCAAGCAAATCAATGAAGAACAGCGCGAAAGTTTGATGGATGAATTAAAAGGCGTCAACTTAAGTAAGTTTGTTAGTGAAGCAGTGGCTGCAATCTGCGATGCCAAGTTAAAAAGTTCAGATATACAGGCTGCAGTTCAG GTGTGTTCTCTGCTTCATCAAAGATACAAAGACTTTTCTCAAACGTTGGTTCAAGGCCTCATGAAAACCTTCTTTCCTGGGAAATCCCCAGAGGATGTAGATGCCGACAAGAATTTAAAGGCCTTGAAGAAACGTAGTGCTTTAAAACTTCTGCTGGAGCTGTTTTTTGATGGAGTTATTGAAGAGGCTGGCATTTTTGTGACCATAATTAAGGATCTTGCCAGCTTAGAGCACCTTAAAGATAGAGATGCAGCACATACAAATTTGTCTCTTCTTGCTAGTTTTGCTCGACAGGCAAGGTACTTCATAGGACTTCCACATCCTGGAGAAGAACTTGTTGAAGAG TTTTTTAAGGGACTTAGCATCACTGCAGACCATAAGAGGGTGTTCAAAAAGGCATTATATACATATCATGATGCTGCTGTCGAACTACTTCGATCTGAACATACA TCACTCCGTCAATTGGAGCATGAGAATGCAAAGATTTTAAATGCCAAAGGCGAGCTCAGTGAGGAAAATGCTTCTTCATATGAAAAACTACGGAAGTCTTATGACCAGCTGTATCGAGGCATATCCGC TTTGGCAGAAGCCCTTGATATGCAAGCACCTGAGATGCCAGAGGATGGTCACACAAGGCTCACTACAGGAGATGATATATCATCTCCTGGTATGGGAAAAGAGTCTCCTGTTGTTGAAGCATTGTGGGATGATGAAGATACCAAAAGCTTTTATGAAAACCTACCCGATCTTAG ggCATTTGTTCCTGCTGTGTTATTGGGAGAAGCAGAGCAGAAAGTGAACGAACAATCATTAAAAATACAAGATCAACCAAAT GATTCAGCACCTGAGCCCAACCAAGCAATTGCTTCTCATGAAACTGGGGAGACTTCTGTTGAAGCTGCAGTTTCGGCGGatcataaaattgaaaaaaagaaagatgtaGACGAAAAAGATAAAGGCGCCACGAAGGAATTAGACAAAGATAAAgggaaagagaaagagaaagaggtTGAAGCAAAAGGTGAAATTGAAAAGGAGAAGCTTCGAGGTCCTGAAGGAACCAACTTGGATGGTTTATTGCAGAGGCTTCCTGGCTGTGTGAGCCGCGACCTGATTGATCAGCTGACT GTGGAGTTCTGTTATCTAAATTCAAAATCTTCCCGCAAAAAGCTTGTACGCGCTTTATTTAATGTGCCCAGGACATCTCTGGAACTGTTACCTTACTATTCACGCATGGTTGCCACACTGTCAACTTGTATGAAAGATGTGCCTTCTATGCTTTTGCAATTGTTAGATGAAGAGTTCAACTTTTTGATCAATAAAAAG GATCAGATAAACATCGAGTCGAAGATCAGAAATATTCGATTTATTGGAGAGCTTTGCAAATTTAAGATTGCCCCGTCTGCGCTCATTTTCAGTTGTCTAAAG GCATGTTTGGATGACTTTAGCCATCATAACATAGATGTAGCCTGCAATCTTCTTGAGACATGTGGCCGATATCTTTACCGTTGCCCTGATACTAATGTACGCATGACAAACATGCTAGATATTCTGATGCGCctgaaaaatgttaaaaatttggATCCTCGGCATAGTACTCTTGTTGAGAATGCTTATTACTTGTGCAAACCACCTGAACGATCTGCACGGGTTTCCAAAGTTCGCCCTCCTTTGTATCAG TATATCAGAAAGCTACTTTTCTCAGACCTTGACAAGCTATCAATTGAGCATGTGCTGAGACAACTTCGTAAGCTACCATGGAGTGAATGTGAATCATATCTATTAAAGTGCTTTCTGAAAGTTCACAAAGGGAAGTATGGTCAAATTCACTTGATTGCTTCTCTAACTGCGGGATTGAGCCGATACCATGAGGAGTTTGCAGTTGCCGTAGTTGATGAG GTTTTGGAAGAAATCCGGCTAGGATTGGAGATAAATGAATATGGGATGCAGCAACGCCGAATTGCGCATATGCGGTTTTTAGGCGAACTATATAATTATGAACATGTGGATTCTTCAGTCGTTTTCGATACATTATATCTGATTCTTGCTTTTGGTCATGGGACTGAAGAG CAAGATATGCTTGATCCACCTGAAGATTGCTTTCGAATCAGGTTGATTATCACACTTCTAGAGACCTGTGGGCACTACTTTGGCCGAGGGTCATCAAAAAGGAAATTGGATCGATTTTTGATTCATTTCCAACGATATATACTCAGTAAAGACCCCCTGCCTCTTGATATAGAATTTGACTTGCAG GACTTATTTGCTGATTTACGCCCCAACATGTCTCGTTATTCTACCATTGAAGAAGTCGATGCTGCTTTAGTTCAGCTCGAGGAGCACGAACGTACTGTTTCAACTGAAAAGGTCAGTGGCGAGAAACCGGAGAAACAAGCTAGCATGCTGGCATCTGGAGGCTCCTCTGTGAATGGTCAAGCTCTTGCAAATGGCATTGAAGAAAATGGGGGGATGCATGAAGGGGAGTCTGATAGTGCATCACAGGGTAGTACAATGGATCCAGATGGGAATGACGATGAGGAAGAGCTTGATGATGATGCATGTGACAGTGATGATGATTATGCTGAAAGGGATGGTCCAGGCTCTGATGAAGATAATGAAATCCATGTTAGGCAGAAAGTGATGCTAGTTGATCCCGAGGAAGAAGCCGATTTTGACCGAGAATTTAGGGCTCTGATGCAG GAAAGCTTGGATTCGAGGAAGCTGGAGTTGCGGGCCCGCCCGACGCTAAACATGATGATACCAATGAATGTCTTTGAGGGATCTATAAAGGACAACCATGGAAGGGTGAGTGAGGGAGAAAGTGGTGATGAGGCAATAGACTATGAATCTGGGGGACGTAAGGAGGTGCAGGTCAAAGTTCTGGTCAAACGAGGGAGCAAACAACAAACGAAGCAGATGCTTATACCCAGTGACTGCTCACTTGTGCAGAGCACAAAACAGAAAGAAGCAGCAGAGTTGGAAGAGAAACAGGATATAAAGAGGCTGGTCTTGGAGTACAACGATAGAGAAGAGGAAGAACTCAATGCATTGGGAAATCTTCCTGTGGGCTGGAGTCAAACTGGTGGTGGCAGAGTAGTCTATAGAGGCCACTCGTGGGAAAGCCATGGTGGGAGGTCTGGATCCCGCCATAGGTACCCGCATCATACAGGTGGTGGATACTACTATAGCCGAAAAAAGTGA
- the LOC122603925 gene encoding ethylene-responsive transcription factor RAP2-7-like: MNQGLKMLDLNVHLTVTNTNFETNDRQSEIHSATSFSSDVLNADDVELETRSFCIDIINEAGESKQNSQLSPVGLVTRQFFPVAGFVELEDRLITSPPLAKSFIGTDWLNLKVPEFASVPVQNTQVVPQKAKRNRRGPPSRSSQYRGVTFYRRTGRWESHIWDCGKQLYLGGFDTAHTAARAYDRAAIKFRGPDADINFNVSDYEEDMIQMKNLSKEEFIHILRRQSNGFSRGSSKYQRVTHHKCGRWETRMGQLLGKKAYDKAAIICNGREVVTNFEPSTYGLDMSFEGRSEESGHNLDLNLWVSSIIDGPKRNHVNFDMGFTTHKLPSGKRPKVGGFAHGSVGAESYHDPTVVPQHFPSRPIMYSSHTTNYEETMTGMGSSMAVPSAGVSNTAWQMQVATADHVGVSIPIASTAASSGFSSVTKFTDHLF, translated from the exons atgaatcaaGGATTGAAGATGTTAGATCTTAACGTTCATTTAACGGTTACTAATACTAATTTCGAGACTAATGATCGTCAATCGGAGATTCATTCCGCTACTTCTTTTTCCTCCGACGTACTCAACGCCGATGATGTGGAGCTCGAAACGCGGTCGTTTTGTATTGATATCATAAATGAAGCAGGTGAGTCCAAGCAGAATTCGCAACTATCGCCGGTAGGTTTGGTTACTAGGCAGTTTTTTCCGGTTGCCGGTTTTGTGGAGTTGGAGGATCGGTTGATAACATCGCCGCCGTTAGCGAAATCATTCATTGGAACGGATTGGCTGAATCTCAAGGTTCCGGAATTTGCGTCAGTGCCTGTTCAAAACACGCAAGTGGTGCCGCAGAAGGCAAAGAGGAACCGCCGTGGACCGCCGTCTAGAAGCTCACAGTACCGTGGAGTGACGTTTTATCGTCGGACTGGCCGCTGGGAATCACATATCTG GGATTGCGGTAAACAACTATATCTAG GTGGATTTGACACAGCTCATACTGCAGCTAG AGCCTATGATCGGGCTGCAATCAAGTTTCGAGGACCTGATGCTGATATCAATTTCAATGTAAGCGACTATGAGGAAGACATGATCCAG atgaagaacttgtcAAAAGAAGAATTCATTCATATACTGCGTCGACAGAGTAATGGATTCTCACGTGGCAGTTCAAAATACCAAAGAGTAACGCATCACAAATGTGGTAGATGGGAGACTCGCATGGGTCAGCTCCTTGGGAAAAA GGCTTATGATAAAGCTGCCATTATATGTAATGGAAGGGAAGTTGTCACCAACTTTGAGCCAAGCACTTATGGATTGGATATGAGTTTCGAAGGAAGGAGTGAAG AAAGTGGTCACAATCTTGATCTCAACCTATGGGTTTCTTCCATTATAGATGGCCCAAAGAGAAATCATGTCAACTTTGACATGGGTTTTACCACTCATAAATTGCCATCTGGGAAAAGACCAAAG GTTGGAGGCTTTGCTCATGGTTCAGTGGGTGCAGAATCTTACCATGACCCAACAGTCGTACCCCAGCACTTTCCATCCCGGCCTATTATGTATTCCAGTCATACCACAAATTATGAG GAAACGATGACAGGAATGGGATCTTCAATGGCTGTTCCTTCAGCAGGAGTCTCAAACACAGCATGGCAAATGCAGGTGGCTACTGCTGATCATGTGGGTGTGTCCATTCCCATTGCCTCTACTGCAGCATCATCAGGATTCTCTTCTGTTACCAAGTTTACAGACCACCTTTTTTAG